In the genome of Lathyrus oleraceus cultivar Zhongwan6 chromosome 4, CAAS_Psat_ZW6_1.0, whole genome shotgun sequence, the window atctgacgcatcctctacaaacttggttattttggtattttttttgaaaaattgattattttgaatattttttaaaaaatttgattattttaaaaaaaaaattctacaATTGCTTTCAACTGATGACAGTTGATGAAACCAAGATAATGCAAATTAAAGAGTATTTGACCACTGAACTAAATAATCTAGGTGGAATATCGGATTCGTCGCGATGTGTTTTTACACCTGTTAACCCCAATATTAAATAAATACACACCTAACTTGCGATGAAGAAATATAGTAAATAAATCCCAATATTAAATAAATACACACCTAATTGTGATGAAGAAATATAGTAAATAAATCTCGCTGACTTTTGGCGTGGGATTCACATCCATTTTAAAATCcttatttatatatatatatatatatatatatatatatatatatatatatatatatatatatatatcacacAAAAATCCCAATCTAATTACAAGACCAAAAAAATGGAGGTGTTTATTTccacatcaacaacaataatgATGTGGGTTCTTACAGTTATACTTGCTGCCATTCCATGGTACCTCCTAAACAAGTTGTGGTTTAAGCCAAAGAGGTTTGAAAAACTTCTCATATCTCAAGGTCTTCATGGTGACGCATATAAGCTCTCACTATTTGACAACTCAAAACAAAACCATATGATGAAGTTGCAACATGAAGCTACATATAAATCCATTGGTCTATTCAAAGAAGCCGCACCTTCTATCTTCACACCTGTTCATCAAACCGTTCACAAATATGGTACATATATACATAAATACTATTTCTCCTTTTTATTTTCTTCAAAAGCTGTTCACACCAATATATAAATAGATAGCAAGTTCTGCATAAGTTGTTAAAGCCTGCTGATAAGTAAAGGATATGCAGGAAATAATTCATTTTTATGGGAAGGTACAACACCAAAGGTTGTCATCACAGACCCTGACCAAATTAAGCAAGTCTTTAACATGATTGAGGACTTCCCCAAACCTAAATTATATTCACTTGCCAAGTATTTGAGCAATGGTATTGTACAATATGAGGGTGAGAAATGGGCTAAACATCGAAAAATCATCAATCCTGCATTCCACATTGAAAAATTAAAAGTAAGACTATTTTTTTTTAATGTGGCCTTTGAATTTTCTTCTTCTTATAATCATATGATTTACTGCATACTGTAGGGTATGCTGCCTGCATTTACTTACAGTTGCGAAGAAATGATAAGCAAATGGAAGGAATTGTTGTCACCAGATGGAACATGTGAGATTGATGTTTGGCCTTTCCTTCATAATTTGACGCGCGATGTAATTTCTAGAACAGCATTTGGAAGCAGCTATGTTGAAGGAACAAAAATATTTGAACTTTTGAAGAGGCAGGGGTTTCTTTTGATGACAGAGAGATACGCAAACATTCCATTATGGTGGTAAGACTACGGTCTGataatcaaaattcaaattaaaagcatGTTCTAGTTTTTCCACTTAATGTTATCCTGTTAATATCAGATTTTGCACTTATTATAATATTGATCAAGTGCATTGGCACATTAACATTACTAGATATGGATTTTCTAGGCTTCTACCAACAACTTCCAAGAGGAGGATGAAGGAAATGGATAGAGATATATCTGATTCACTTGCGGGAGTAATTAAAAAACGAGAAGAATCATTGAAGAATGGTGAAACTGCCATTGACGATTTATTAGGCATACTTTTGCAATCAAATCATGCCGAAAATCAAGGACATGTTAACAGTAAGAGATTTGGAATGAGCGCCCAAGAAGTGATGGATGAATGTAAAACCTTTTACAATGCGGGGCAAGAGACAACTTCAGTTTTGTTGGTTTGGACAATGGTGTTATTAGGAAGGTATCCTGAATGGCAAGCGCGTGCAAGAGAAGAAGTCTTGCAAGTTTTTGGAAATCAAAATCCAAACTTTGAAGGGTTAAATCAACTTAAAATTGTTTGTATCACTTCATCCCACAATGATTATAAATCTTCACATTCTAATGATCTCTTAATACATAATATTTTTTAAACTAACTCAGAATTTATTGTTTCCTAAGGTAACGATGATTTTGTACGAGGTACTAAGGTTATACCCGCCTGCAGTTTACTTCAACCGAGCTATTCGAAAGGATTTGAAACTTGGAAACCTTTTCTTATCTAAAGGAACGCAAGTTTCTTTACCAATACTTTTGATTCACCAAGATCATGATATATGGGGTGATGATGCAAAAGAGTTCAAACCTGAAAGGTTTGCC includes:
- the LOC127075642 gene encoding 11-oxo-beta-amyrin 30-oxidase, which produces MEVFISTSTTIMMWVLTVILAAIPWYLLNKLWFKPKRFEKLLISQGLHGDAYKLSLFDNSKQNHMMKLQHEATYKSIGLFKEAAPSIFTPVHQTVHKYGNNSFLWEGTTPKVVITDPDQIKQVFNMIEDFPKPKLYSLAKYLSNGIVQYEGEKWAKHRKIINPAFHIEKLKGMLPAFTYSCEEMISKWKELLSPDGTCEIDVWPFLHNLTRDVISRTAFGSSYVEGTKIFELLKRQGFLLMTERYANIPLWWLLPTTSKRRMKEMDRDISDSLAGVIKKREESLKNGETAIDDLLGILLQSNHAENQGHVNSKRFGMSAQEVMDECKTFYNAGQETTSVLLVWTMVLLGRYPEWQARAREEVLQVFGNQNPNFEGLNQLKIVTMILYEVLRLYPPAVYFNRAIRKDLKLGNLFLSKGTQVSLPILLIHQDHDIWGDDAKEFKPERFADGIAKATKGQVCYFPFGWGLRTCIGQNFSLLEAKIVISLLLQNFSFELSPSYVHVPTTVLTLQPKYGATIILHKL